Proteins found in one Terribacillus sp. DMT04 genomic segment:
- the maa gene encoding maltose O-acetyltransferase produces the protein MKTEREKMVAGELYRPSDKELTDRRMEMRELVRRYNNSTSYEHEERAEILEQIFGSSKGSDAYIEPTFRCDYGYNIHLGKNFYANFDCVMLDTCEIKMGDNCMLAPGVHIYTATHPLHPVERNSGYELGKPVTIGDNVWIGGRAIINPGVTIGHNAVIASGAVVTKDVPANTVVGGNPAKTIKVIEV, from the coding sequence ATGAAGACAGAACGAGAAAAGATGGTTGCTGGTGAGCTTTACCGACCTTCTGATAAGGAATTAACTGATAGGCGTATGGAAATGCGGGAGCTAGTTAGGCGTTATAATAATTCGACAAGCTATGAGCATGAAGAACGAGCGGAGATACTTGAGCAAATTTTTGGCTCTTCAAAAGGCAGTGATGCATACATTGAACCTACCTTTCGCTGTGATTACGGGTACAACATTCATCTTGGGAAAAACTTTTATGCGAACTTTGACTGTGTGATGTTGGATACTTGTGAGATTAAAATGGGGGATAATTGTATGCTTGCTCCAGGTGTGCACATTTACACAGCAACGCACCCGCTTCATCCTGTGGAGCGTAACTCCGGATACGAGCTGGGCAAGCCGGTAACCATTGGGGATAATGTCTGGATTGGCGGACGTGCCATTATCAATCCTGGCGTAACCATTGGACATAACGCCGTCATTGCATCAGGAGCAGTTGTCACGAAGGATGTACCTGCCAATACGGTAGTTGGAGGCAATCCGGCGAAAACGATAAAAGTAATTGAGGTCTGA
- a CDS encoding N-acetylmuramoyl-L-alanine amidase: MHTAIKIALPILLILVAILFILPTQADASTSQTGQTTANLNIRAAPTTDAAILGKFPAGTQFQYIDRGDGWGQITIHSQTGFVSLDYVTSVQKQTAPAPKESSKPAHHPIRKIIIDPGHGGKDPGAIGNDTEEKSVALSISKRLQNQLLHNGFDVKMTRSEDIFIPLADRASISNNWGADIFVSVHANSATTSAAQGLESYYYGSSNSGKQLASSIQTALAANTDNGDRGTRSSDFYVLRHTSMPAVLVETGFISNPADAILLKDTGYQDKVANSIADGIKNYAS, from the coding sequence ATGCATACCGCCATAAAAATTGCACTACCTATTCTTTTAATACTCGTTGCCATTCTCTTCATCCTGCCAACCCAAGCAGATGCTAGCACTTCCCAAACGGGACAGACAACAGCAAACTTAAATATTAGAGCCGCTCCTACGACCGACGCTGCTATACTCGGAAAATTCCCGGCAGGTACACAGTTTCAGTATATTGATAGAGGTGATGGCTGGGGACAGATTACCATTCATAGTCAAACGGGATTTGTCAGTTTGGATTATGTAACATCTGTCCAAAAGCAGACAGCGCCAGCTCCGAAAGAATCATCCAAACCGGCTCACCACCCTATCCGGAAGATTATTATTGATCCCGGACACGGCGGGAAGGACCCTGGAGCCATTGGAAACGACACAGAAGAGAAATCTGTAGCATTATCTATCTCTAAGAGACTGCAGAATCAATTGCTTCATAACGGGTTTGATGTAAAAATGACACGCAGTGAAGATATCTTTATTCCATTAGCTGACCGCGCCAGCATATCAAATAACTGGGGAGCAGATATTTTTGTCAGTGTACATGCCAATAGTGCAACTACTTCCGCCGCACAAGGACTAGAATCATACTATTATGGGTCCAGCAACAGCGGGAAGCAGCTAGCTTCCAGCATTCAAACAGCTCTTGCAGCGAATACAGACAATGGAGACCGCGGCACACGCAGTTCTGACTTCTACGTATTACGGCACACATCAATGCCAGCTGTACTTGTAGAAACTGGATTCATCTCCAATCCAGCTGATGCCATTCTCCTAAAAGACACAGGATATCAGGACAAAGTTGCGAATTCAATCGCAGACGGTATTAAAAATTATGCAAGTTAA
- a CDS encoding class D sortase, which translates to MLKLTGYILLIVGIVFLSFTAYNYVQSEKESEELLAEATSMLAEGNQEGTTAQVNAEKEPRNNSDESEQDSTKTISDSLKEGDIVGVLRIPSINLEVPISEGTDPPELRASVGHVPSSGLPGQREQVFLAGHNDSTFKRAGELEDGDELVIETRSGTFTYTMSAHEIVHETETDVITPGNRESLVLMTCYPFTGIGSPTERYLIYAKPN; encoded by the coding sequence ATGCTGAAATTAACTGGATATATTCTCTTGATCGTTGGCATCGTTTTTCTTTCGTTCACCGCATACAATTATGTTCAATCAGAAAAGGAAAGTGAAGAATTGTTAGCCGAAGCGACTAGTATGCTGGCTGAAGGAAATCAGGAAGGAACAACAGCTCAAGTGAACGCGGAGAAAGAACCGCGGAACAACTCAGATGAATCGGAGCAAGATAGTACAAAAACGATTTCCGATTCACTTAAAGAAGGTGACATTGTTGGTGTTCTGCGGATTCCTTCTATTAATCTAGAGGTTCCAATTTCGGAAGGGACGGATCCGCCAGAGCTTCGAGCCAGTGTGGGACATGTTCCGAGCAGCGGTTTACCTGGTCAAAGAGAACAAGTATTTTTAGCTGGTCATAATGATTCTACTTTCAAACGCGCAGGTGAGCTGGAAGATGGTGATGAATTAGTTATAGAAACCAGAAGCGGCACGTTCACTTACACCATGTCTGCCCATGAAATCGTCCATGAAACAGAAACAGATGTCATCACACCTGGTAATCGTGAGTCTTTAGTTTTAATGACCTGCTATCCATTTACCGGAATTGGCTCTCCGACAGAACGTTATCTTATCTACGCAAAGCCAAACTAA
- a CDS encoding IS110 family transposase: protein MEYVIALDVSMGKSYKVIYQGEICLAEGELRHTQTGFNTLLEEIRNLPGDPVLVFESTGIYSKPVETFCQKNQLRYCLLNPLAAKKQLEMATLRSWKTDKNDAHKLAQAHHLHSREEKVQQPDLYHRLRDFARFYQEIEGEIKRMRMYLHHALQLSFPELEQFFSSRITPYALTLISLFPHPVLVLKSSQTKIKNLLIRSTTKKISENRAKQKAVQIIDYAKESYPAVSPDSIQTQKVQYYALQLLQLLEEKEKISNQMIDGSKELPEFELLTSLPGIGEISAALFIGEFGDLSRFPDHKKVNAFVGIDIRRYQSGKYHGQDHINKRGNPKGRKILYFIVRNMIRQQKAAPNHIVDYYYKLKKQPVPKKDKVATVACMNKLLKCIYSMIKNNTLYDYSYTVSMDH from the coding sequence TTGGAGTATGTAATTGCTTTAGATGTATCAATGGGGAAAAGCTATAAAGTCATTTATCAGGGTGAAATCTGTTTAGCTGAAGGGGAACTAAGACACACGCAGACAGGCTTTAACACCTTACTTGAGGAAATCCGGAATCTCCCTGGTGACCCGGTTCTTGTGTTTGAATCCACCGGCATTTATTCGAAACCAGTGGAAACCTTCTGTCAAAAGAATCAGTTACGTTATTGTCTGTTGAATCCCCTTGCGGCTAAAAAACAGCTCGAAATGGCTACTCTCCGAAGCTGGAAAACAGACAAAAATGATGCGCATAAATTAGCGCAAGCTCACCACCTGCACTCCAGGGAAGAAAAAGTTCAACAGCCCGACCTTTATCATCGACTCCGTGATTTTGCGCGTTTCTATCAAGAAATAGAGGGTGAGATAAAGCGTATGCGTATGTATCTGCACCATGCCCTTCAATTAAGTTTTCCGGAGCTGGAACAATTCTTCTCAAGCAGGATTACACCTTATGCCTTAACACTTATCAGTTTGTTCCCTCATCCTGTGCTTGTTTTGAAATCGAGCCAGACCAAGATAAAAAATCTATTGATTAGAAGTACCACTAAGAAAATTTCCGAAAATCGTGCAAAACAAAAGGCTGTTCAAATAATAGATTATGCCAAAGAATCCTATCCTGCAGTATCTCCAGATAGTATTCAAACCCAAAAAGTGCAGTACTATGCGCTCCAGCTACTTCAACTATTAGAGGAAAAAGAGAAAATTTCTAATCAAATGATTGATGGTTCAAAAGAACTGCCTGAGTTCGAGTTACTAACCAGCCTTCCAGGAATTGGAGAAATTAGCGCAGCGCTTTTTATCGGTGAATTTGGTGACTTGTCTCGCTTCCCAGATCATAAGAAAGTCAACGCTTTTGTAGGAATTGATATCCGAAGATATCAATCTGGAAAGTATCATGGCCAAGATCACATTAATAAACGAGGAAACCCTAAGGGAAGAAAAATATTATACTTCATTGTCCGAAACATGATCCGCCAACAAAAAGCAGCTCCCAATCACATTGTCGACTATTATTACAAACTAAAAAAGCAACCTGTACCCAAGAAGGATAAGGTTGCCACCGTAGCTTGCATGAACAAGCTTCTCAAATGTATTTATTCCATGATCAAGAATAATACATTGTACGATTACTCGTACACGGTCTCTATGGACCACTAA
- a CDS encoding ROK family transcriptional regulator, whose product MQRGTFQLMKTVNRSLILNKIRLAAPISRAAIAKETGLTPPTVSTIVKELMEQGLVVESTLGSSSGGRKPKMLRIQTEGLYVIGVDAGPETVDCILTTLTGEVIGTVSSKLDVHTNREFLMQLSQAVDYLLESYSVKKEHILGIGIAMHGVVDAEAGIGQVAPILKLHHIPIKQEMERVFGVPVKVENDARAMALGESWFGKYDTRDTIVAVNIGSGIGAGIIIQGRLLRGAAGLAGEFGHMSIDLNGEICACGNRGCLQTFASGPAIAKRAGMISGEAVYQAALKGEETAINVLQETGRTLGIGLINLIHLLNPDRIILGGGVMQSAAYLLPMLREEIEARALTEEATRTEILISELRERATVLGAVALLLEEIFASV is encoded by the coding sequence ATGCAGCGTGGTACGTTTCAATTAATGAAAACAGTAAATAGGTCATTAATATTAAATAAAATCCGATTAGCGGCCCCCATATCAAGAGCTGCTATTGCCAAGGAGACAGGGCTGACACCGCCAACTGTAAGTACAATCGTCAAAGAATTGATGGAACAAGGATTAGTGGTGGAAAGTACGCTTGGTTCTTCCAGTGGTGGGCGGAAACCGAAGATGCTCCGTATTCAGACGGAAGGATTGTATGTGATCGGAGTGGATGCCGGACCGGAAACAGTTGATTGTATACTGACGACCCTTACTGGTGAGGTAATTGGTACTGTTTCCAGTAAACTTGACGTACATACTAATCGTGAATTTCTTATGCAGCTGTCCCAAGCTGTCGATTATTTACTGGAAAGTTATTCGGTGAAAAAAGAGCATATCCTGGGTATTGGCATAGCCATGCACGGAGTAGTCGATGCGGAAGCTGGAATAGGACAGGTTGCCCCGATTTTAAAGCTGCATCATATACCAATTAAGCAAGAAATGGAAAGGGTATTTGGTGTACCTGTGAAAGTGGAGAACGATGCACGTGCCATGGCACTTGGTGAATCATGGTTTGGCAAGTACGATACACGTGATACAATCGTTGCAGTTAATATAGGAAGCGGAATTGGCGCTGGTATTATCATTCAGGGCAGGCTGCTTCGCGGAGCAGCAGGACTTGCTGGTGAATTCGGTCATATGTCGATAGATTTGAATGGTGAAATATGTGCATGTGGAAATCGCGGCTGTTTACAGACCTTTGCCAGTGGTCCGGCTATCGCCAAGCGAGCTGGAATGATAAGCGGCGAAGCTGTTTACCAGGCAGCTCTGAAGGGCGAGGAAACAGCAATAAATGTCCTGCAAGAAACCGGCAGGACATTAGGCATAGGATTGATTAACTTGATTCACCTTTTGAATCCTGACCGCATTATATTGGGCGGCGGAGTGATGCAAAGTGCAGCATATCTTCTTCCGATGCTAAGAGAAGAGATAGAAGCGAGAGCGCTGACTGAAGAAGCAACCAGAACGGAAATCCTTATTAGCGAACTGAGAGAGCGGGCTACAGTGCTTGGTGCAGTTGCCTTATTATTGGAAGAAATTTTTGCATCCGTATAA